In the genome of Chryseobacterium arthrosphaerae, one region contains:
- a CDS encoding DNA topoisomerase IV subunit B yields the protein MSQEINPTYSEDNIRTLDWQEHIRLRPGMYIGKLGDGSSADDGIYILLKEILDNSIDEFRMRAGKRIEIKLDDGKVTIRDFGRGIPLGKVVDAVSKMNTGGKYDSKAFKKSVGLNGVGTKAVNALSDYFRVRSFRDGKMKAAEFSRGLIKENFEEKDTSDRNGTEISFIPDGEIFLHFKYRKEYIERMLRNYAYLNPGLKILFNGETYFSENGLKDLLEEELESDILYPIIHLKDDDIEVAITHSDKSQTETYFSFVNGQNTTQGGTHLNAFREAYVKTVREFFNKSFDASDIRKSIIAAISINVEEPVFESQTKTKLGSNDMGPNGPTVRTFIIDFLKSKLDNFLHKNPEIAEAIQRKILISERERKELSGIQKLARERAKKVSLHNKKLRDCRQHYNDQKAERKGDTQIFITEGDSASGSITKSRDVETQAVFSLKGKPLNCYGLTKKVVYENEEFNLLQAALNIEESLEDLRYNQVIIATDADVDGMHIRLLMITFFLQFFPDLIKNGHLYILQTPLFRVRNKKETRYCYSETERVKALNELGKNPEITRFKGLGEISPDEFKHFIGKDIRLEPVVVGKDQTIDQLLEFYMGKNTPDRQTFILENLVVEDDSDIDKKQILDEVATG from the coding sequence ATGTCACAAGAAATAAATCCAACCTATTCAGAAGATAATATCAGAACCCTCGATTGGCAGGAACATATCCGTCTGCGTCCCGGCATGTACATCGGGAAGCTTGGTGACGGGTCATCTGCTGATGACGGTATTTATATTCTGCTTAAAGAAATCCTGGATAACTCCATTGATGAGTTCAGGATGAGAGCAGGTAAAAGAATCGAAATAAAACTTGACGATGGTAAAGTTACCATCCGTGATTTTGGACGTGGCATACCGCTGGGGAAAGTGGTAGATGCCGTATCCAAAATGAATACCGGAGGTAAGTACGACAGTAAAGCGTTCAAAAAATCTGTAGGATTGAATGGGGTCGGTACCAAAGCAGTGAATGCACTTTCTGATTATTTCAGGGTGCGCTCTTTCCGTGACGGGAAGATGAAAGCTGCGGAATTCTCCCGTGGCCTTATCAAAGAAAACTTTGAAGAGAAAGATACTTCTGACAGAAACGGTACGGAAATCTCCTTCATTCCGGATGGGGAAATTTTCCTGCATTTCAAATACAGAAAAGAGTATATCGAGAGAATGCTCCGCAATTACGCCTACCTGAATCCGGGACTGAAAATTCTTTTCAACGGAGAAACCTATTTTTCTGAAAACGGTCTGAAGGATCTTTTGGAAGAAGAACTGGAGAGCGATATTCTGTACCCGATCATTCACCTGAAAGATGATGATATTGAAGTAGCCATTACCCATTCTGACAAATCCCAGACGGAAACTTATTTTTCATTCGTAAACGGACAGAATACCACACAGGGAGGAACTCACCTGAATGCATTCCGTGAAGCATATGTGAAAACAGTTCGTGAATTTTTTAATAAAAGTTTCGATGCTTCCGATATCAGAAAATCGATCATCGCCGCTATTTCCATCAATGTTGAGGAACCTGTTTTTGAATCTCAGACCAAAACAAAACTGGGATCTAACGATATGGGACCTAACGGACCTACGGTAAGAACCTTTATCATCGATTTCCTGAAAAGCAAACTCGACAATTTCCTGCATAAGAATCCGGAAATTGCAGAAGCCATCCAGAGAAAGATTTTAATTTCCGAAAGAGAAAGAAAAGAACTTTCAGGAATCCAGAAACTGGCAAGGGAAAGAGCCAAGAAGGTCTCTCTTCACAACAAAAAGCTTCGTGACTGCAGACAGCATTACAATGATCAGAAAGCAGAAAGAAAGGGTGATACCCAAATCTTCATTACTGAGGGAGATTCAGCATCCGGATCCATTACAAAATCCAGGGATGTGGAAACACAGGCTGTATTTTCACTGAAAGGTAAACCGCTGAACTGCTACGGACTTACCAAGAAGGTAGTGTATGAGAATGAAGAATTCAACCTGCTTCAGGCAGCCCTGAATATTGAGGAAAGTCTGGAAGACCTGAGATACAACCAGGTGATCATTGCTACCGATGCCGATGTAGATGGGATGCACATCCGCCTGCTGATGATTACATTCTTCCTGCAGTTCTTCCCGGATCTGATCAAAAACGGACACCTTTACATCCTGCAGACTCCATTATTCAGAGTCCGAAACAAAAAGGAAACAAGATACTGCTATTCAGAAACGGAAAGAGTAAAGGCACTGAATGAGCTTGGGAAAAACCCTGAAATTACCCGATTCAAAGGACTTGGGGAGATTTCTCCGGATGAATTCAAGCATTTTATCGGTAAAGATATCCGTCTGGAGCCTGTAGTGGTTGGAAAAGATCAGACCATAGATCAGCTCCTGGAATTCTATATGGGGAAAAATACTCCGGACAGGCAGACCTTTATTCTTGAAAACCTTGTGGTGGAAGATGATAGCGATATCGATAAAAAACAAATACTGGATGAAGTAGCAACCGGATAG
- a CDS encoding sensor histidine kinase: MVHYSEADGLNSSYTYHLRQDQNGFIWIGSDNGLFRFDGKDFKQYGKAEGLKNIDIISCEPLPNNEIFILPFLNDFAYLKNGRVINLDLNDHLKNQFSGSIPKITRNGNRLYLYGTQNPRNIFIYENGKVKKTPVLLEYKNRKLSTLQYDFSTQNLYLNESATGKVIIYNLISGQEKEIRIDKGNMICEKGDFFVFQDKLKITVYYRSGLYQMKKLYSYDTKEYIFYGVIDKNNKLWLNIQNGGVLYFNQALSEQKKDPEPPVKILSDHVINNVLVDKADNVWFNSRNSGIFFISKALFSNHINLSIKSNTEYIKAIAKDSENIILGHNRSSGAIIGKNSKIQPIILDKNDKDENKSVYIHGNVSIFGLASKIIIHDIAQNKNTTLDYSLKNIVPYTSDSVFFCTAHSLLVYDLRTRKTSSLLNERVYNVLPYTKDDLLVGSFSDLYKFNIKTGKKTLFLKGYYFTDLKKLRNNLYVGATNLNGIIIFNDKGIVKKIDKKDGLINEQIKKIEVENSNTLWASTNSGISRIELTANKPLITHLTQTDGLPSNAVSGCVIRNDTIFIGTSKGLGIFAIKKLLAQEKSIPEKVIINSVTIENNEYYQPNRPLSGHSNHHVIFNLSFPDYASQGKISYQYKVEGLDDTWQVSSSPKIIFNSIPPGKYVFRVYGLGYNGKPSYTSSALAFEIRPRFWQTWWFRLTLGICTVMAIITVISYQLQKKRNKKLEKIYHEKKIAELELQAIKAQINPHFIYNCLNSIKYLLFKEDYQETENYLDSFSQLIRKTLHYSEKTFIPVEEEAEYLSLYMNMEKLRQDDLFDYEIHISESVDKKWVIPSLLIQPFVENAIKHGMPDLNVVKGFVKVSFDHRDSTLCITIEDNGPGIRAKNRSVADTDSFGLKLSHKRIKTFQQLFETNIVLTINNINEKQTYPGTRIKIYISPYENKNTGLHH, encoded by the coding sequence ATGGTACATTATAGTGAAGCGGATGGTCTCAACAGTTCTTATACCTACCATTTGAGACAGGATCAGAACGGTTTTATCTGGATAGGCAGCGACAATGGACTGTTCAGGTTTGACGGCAAAGATTTTAAGCAGTATGGTAAAGCAGAGGGATTGAAAAATATTGATATTATATCCTGTGAACCGTTACCCAATAATGAAATTTTTATTCTCCCGTTCTTAAATGATTTTGCTTATCTTAAAAACGGGCGGGTGATCAATTTAGATCTTAATGATCATCTGAAAAACCAATTCTCCGGCTCTATTCCCAAAATCACCCGCAACGGGAACAGGCTCTATCTGTATGGTACACAGAATCCCCGCAATATTTTTATCTACGAAAACGGAAAAGTAAAGAAAACCCCGGTTCTTTTAGAGTACAAAAACAGGAAGCTTTCAACGTTGCAATACGACTTCAGCACTCAGAATTTATATTTAAATGAATCTGCAACAGGTAAGGTCATCATCTACAACCTTATCAGCGGGCAGGAGAAAGAGATCAGAATAGATAAGGGCAACATGATCTGTGAAAAGGGCGATTTTTTTGTATTTCAGGATAAGTTGAAAATTACGGTTTATTATCGTTCCGGTCTATATCAGATGAAAAAACTATATTCCTATGATACAAAAGAGTATATCTTCTATGGGGTTATAGACAAAAATAACAAGCTATGGCTTAATATACAGAACGGAGGGGTGCTGTACTTTAACCAGGCTCTTTCTGAACAGAAAAAAGATCCGGAGCCTCCTGTAAAAATACTAAGTGACCATGTCATTAATAATGTCCTGGTGGATAAGGCTGATAATGTCTGGTTTAATTCCCGGAACAGCGGTATCTTTTTTATCAGCAAAGCACTTTTCAGTAACCATATCAATTTATCGATAAAAAGCAATACGGAATACATCAAAGCAATTGCAAAGGACAGCGAAAACATTATTCTGGGCCATAACAGATCGTCAGGAGCCATTATCGGGAAAAACAGTAAAATACAACCTATCATCCTGGATAAGAACGATAAAGATGAAAACAAATCGGTGTATATTCATGGTAATGTTTCAATTTTCGGACTGGCCAGCAAAATTATCATTCATGATATAGCCCAAAACAAAAATACAACCCTGGACTACAGCTTAAAGAACATCGTTCCGTACACCAGTGATTCTGTATTCTTCTGCACAGCCCACAGCTTGCTGGTATATGATTTACGTACCCGGAAAACCAGTTCCCTTCTGAACGAAAGAGTATACAATGTTCTGCCCTATACAAAGGATGATCTGTTGGTAGGTTCTTTCAGTGACCTCTATAAGTTCAACATCAAAACCGGAAAAAAGACCTTATTCCTCAAAGGATATTATTTTACAGATCTTAAAAAATTACGGAACAACCTTTACGTGGGGGCTACCAACCTCAATGGTATCATTATTTTCAATGATAAGGGTATTGTAAAGAAGATTGATAAAAAAGACGGACTGATCAACGAACAGATAAAAAAAATAGAAGTAGAAAACAGTAATACCCTCTGGGCAAGCACCAATTCCGGAATATCCAGAATTGAACTTACTGCCAATAAACCCCTCATCACCCATCTTACACAGACAGACGGGCTGCCTTCCAATGCTGTTTCAGGCTGTGTCATCAGAAATGATACTATTTTCATAGGTACCTCTAAAGGACTGGGAATCTTTGCCATAAAAAAATTGCTGGCGCAGGAAAAATCCATTCCGGAAAAAGTGATCATCAATTCCGTAACGATTGAAAATAATGAATACTATCAGCCAAACAGGCCTCTTTCCGGGCATTCCAACCACCATGTCATTTTCAACCTCAGTTTTCCTGATTATGCTTCACAGGGGAAGATAAGCTATCAATATAAAGTGGAAGGTCTTGATGATACCTGGCAGGTAAGCAGTTCTCCGAAAATCATATTCAATTCTATCCCTCCCGGAAAGTATGTATTCAGGGTCTATGGGTTAGGATACAACGGAAAACCATCTTATACCTCTTCAGCACTGGCCTTCGAAATCAGGCCCAGGTTCTGGCAGACATGGTGGTTCAGGCTTACTTTGGGAATCTGTACTGTCATGGCTATTATTACTGTCATCAGTTACCAGCTGCAGAAAAAGCGGAATAAAAAACTGGAAAAAATCTATCATGAAAAGAAGATCGCAGAACTGGAGCTGCAAGCTATCAAAGCACAGATCAATCCGCATTTCATTTACAATTGTCTGAATTCTATCAAATACCTGCTGTTCAAAGAAGACTATCAGGAAACGGAAAATTATCTGGACAGCTTTTCCCAATTGATCCGGAAGACCCTGCATTATTCAGAAAAAACCTTTATTCCTGTAGAGGAGGAAGCAGAATACCTTTCCCTGTATATGAATATGGAAAAACTACGCCAGGACGACCTTTTTGATTATGAAATCCATATTTCTGAAAGTGTTGACAAAAAGTGGGTTATTCCCTCCTTATTAATCCAGCCCTTCGTGGAGAACGCCATTAAACACGGTATGCCGGACCTGAATGTTGTAAAAGGATTCGTCAAAGTATCTTTTGATCACAGGGATTCCACGCTTTGTATAACGATTGAAGATAACGGCCCGGGAATCAGGGCTAAAAACCGCTCTGTTGCGGATACCGACTCTTTCGGATTAAAATTATCCCATAAAAGGATCAAAACCTTCCAACAGCTTTTTGAAACAAACATAGTATTGACAATCAATAATATCAACGAAAAACAAACCTATCCCGGAACCCGGATTAAAATATACATAAGCCCTTATGAAAACAAAAATACAGGCCTGCATCATTGA
- a CDS encoding LytR/AlgR family response regulator transcription factor, which yields MKTKIQACIIDDEKHGRDYIALLIQKEFPEFEIVFQASGIEDSYKSLLKNTPDIIFLDIQLKEGTAFDLLLKFKEIPSQIIFITAYENYAIQAIRNGATDYLLKPIKKIDFIFAVNKALENIKKVQPVHNPLQDSKIILSTLQGFKVINIADIIHCEADSSYTTFYLVNKTKIMVSKTLHDFERILPCLNFFRIHHKHLINVDHLQEYIKGRGGQVVMSDGSVLDVSFRRKNDFLHKIGTIE from the coding sequence ATGAAAACAAAAATACAGGCCTGCATCATTGATGATGAAAAGCATGGCAGAGATTATATTGCATTACTGATCCAAAAGGAATTCCCTGAATTTGAAATTGTCTTTCAGGCATCCGGTATTGAGGATTCCTACAAAAGTCTTTTAAAAAATACTCCGGATATCATTTTTTTAGATATACAGCTTAAGGAAGGGACTGCTTTCGATCTCCTGCTGAAGTTTAAAGAGATTCCTTCCCAGATTATTTTTATTACCGCTTATGAAAACTATGCCATCCAGGCGATCAGGAACGGGGCAACCGATTATCTTTTAAAGCCGATCAAAAAAATCGATTTTATTTTTGCGGTCAATAAAGCCCTGGAAAATATAAAGAAGGTACAGCCCGTCCATAACCCGCTGCAGGATAGCAAAATCATACTTTCTACCCTTCAGGGGTTCAAGGTAATCAATATTGCCGATATTATTCATTGCGAGGCAGATTCAAGCTATACTACGTTTTATCTTGTCAATAAAACAAAAATAATGGTATCCAAAACCCTGCACGATTTTGAACGGATTCTTCCCTGCCTTAATTTTTTCAGAATCCATCATAAACACCTTATCAATGTGGATCATCTCCAGGAGTATATCAAAGGCAGAGGCGGCCAGGTGGTAATGAGTGACGGCTCTGTTCTGGATGTATCTTTCCGCAGAAAAAATGATTTCCTGCATAAAATAGGAACTATAGAATAA
- a CDS encoding DUF2867 domain-containing protein, which translates to MITKIKKTEFPEKSVLFTGKKDFDYIDSFEGELTDSRNIDITEVGKAFFTSGPRWGKKMFALRNKTVKLFGLKTGDDIGSQKDPQNFKCEVGDQFGLFKVFSKTDNEIVIGEDDKHLDFRVSLLFDRQKAGKNENSLTISTTVKFHNWLGILYFLPVRPFHKLIVPSMLKRIIGRLESSPA; encoded by the coding sequence ATGATAACGAAAATTAAGAAGACTGAGTTTCCTGAAAAGTCTGTTCTGTTCACAGGAAAAAAGGATTTTGATTACATAGATAGTTTTGAAGGTGAGCTTACGGACAGCCGGAATATTGATATTACGGAAGTCGGAAAAGCATTCTTTACCAGCGGACCCCGGTGGGGAAAGAAAATGTTTGCCCTCAGAAATAAAACAGTTAAACTGTTCGGGCTGAAAACAGGTGATGACATCGGAAGTCAAAAGGATCCACAAAACTTTAAGTGCGAGGTGGGGGATCAGTTCGGGCTTTTCAAAGTGTTTAGCAAAACGGATAACGAAATCGTTATCGGGGAAGATGATAAGCACCTTGATTTCAGGGTTTCCCTTTTATTTGACAGGCAAAAGGCAGGGAAGAATGAAAATTCACTGACCATTTCCACAACGGTAAAATTTCATAACTGGCTGGGCATCCTGTACTTCCTTCCGGTACGCCCCTTTCATAAGCTGATTGTGCCTTCTATGCTGAAGAGGATAATAGGCCGGTTAGAAAGCAGTCCGGCATAA
- a CDS encoding GLPGLI family protein produces the protein MKKVILLFYLLMITTIFSQKKFDVVYEAGYKLDYKLSNGSNYRKETTFALLINENASFFKDLHRYISDSLMVEKKLNTIEEAMKYNTDFRGYIGTTSAKLYVTDEINYTYFGYEEPNNINWKIKNEFKTVAGYKCQKAETTKYGRTWIAWFASDIPFQYGPYKFNGLPGLITEVYDLKDDYHYTLYSFRKRKYTCRSANIATNVKSLTKEKFAEVLKNRLAGKMRLHEQYIENKDDIEMLRRNAAKAEKNYNPIELSIY, from the coding sequence ATGAAAAAGGTTATATTACTATTCTATCTGTTAATGATTACAACCATTTTTTCTCAGAAAAAATTTGATGTGGTTTATGAGGCCGGTTATAAACTGGATTATAAGCTTTCTAACGGGAGCAATTACAGGAAAGAAACAACATTTGCCCTTCTTATTAATGAAAACGCATCCTTTTTTAAGGATTTACACAGGTATATTTCTGATTCTTTAATGGTGGAAAAAAAACTCAATACAATTGAAGAAGCTATGAAATACAATACAGATTTCCGGGGATATATCGGAACAACATCTGCCAAGTTATATGTAACGGATGAAATCAATTACACCTATTTCGGATATGAGGAGCCCAATAATATTAACTGGAAAATTAAAAATGAATTCAAAACAGTGGCCGGGTACAAATGTCAAAAAGCAGAAACCACCAAATACGGCAGGACATGGATAGCCTGGTTTGCCTCCGACATTCCTTTTCAATATGGTCCCTATAAATTTAACGGACTCCCTGGCTTAATCACTGAAGTATACGATCTTAAAGATGATTATCATTATACTTTATATTCCTTTAGAAAAAGAAAATATACCTGCAGATCAGCCAATATTGCTACGAACGTTAAAAGTCTGACAAAAGAAAAATTTGCAGAAGTTTTAAAAAACAGACTGGCTGGTAAAATGAGATTGCATGAACAGTATATTGAAAACAAAGATGATATTGAAATGCTAAGGCGGAATGCTGCTAAGGCTGAGAAAAATTATAATCCTATTGAATTAAGTATATACTAA
- a CDS encoding methionine aminotransferase, translated as MIQLPLSKLSNVGTTIFSQMTQLANENEAINLSQGFPDFMPDEELLNHVDHFIKKGFNQYAPLGGIIGLKEEIARKIENSHQAVYHPDTEITVTAGGTQALFTAIAAFVKKEDEVIIFEPAYDCYEPTVELFGGIVKRFEMKAPDYTIDWKAVKNLITENTKMIILNNPNNPSGRILKEEDIQELIQLVKGTSILILSDEVYENIVFDGKKHISICQYPELKERSLLVASFGKLFHVTGWKVGYCAAPKNLTDEFRKVHQFNVFCVNTPIQLALAEYMKNEEHYTHLNQFFQEKRDFLRNGLSGTSFELLDCEGTYFQAVKYTKISDKDDFDFAREFTIQHKVASVPFSSFYKNKLNEHVIRLCFAKKQETLERAIENLSKV; from the coding sequence ATGATACAACTTCCTTTATCTAAACTTTCTAATGTAGGAACTACTATTTTCAGCCAGATGACCCAACTCGCCAATGAGAATGAAGCGATTAATCTTTCTCAGGGATTCCCAGATTTCATGCCTGATGAAGAGCTGCTGAACCATGTGGATCATTTCATTAAAAAAGGGTTCAATCAATATGCTCCACTGGGAGGAATAATCGGTTTAAAAGAAGAAATCGCAAGGAAAATTGAGAACAGCCATCAGGCGGTTTATCATCCCGATACCGAAATCACTGTAACTGCAGGAGGTACCCAGGCTTTATTTACAGCAATTGCCGCTTTCGTGAAAAAAGAGGATGAAGTGATCATTTTTGAGCCTGCTTATGATTGTTATGAGCCTACTGTAGAGCTTTTCGGAGGAATTGTTAAACGTTTTGAGATGAAAGCCCCGGATTATACAATCGATTGGAAGGCGGTTAAAAACCTTATCACCGAAAACACCAAAATGATCATCCTTAATAATCCGAATAACCCGTCAGGAAGAATCCTTAAAGAAGAAGATATTCAGGAACTCATTCAGCTGGTTAAAGGAACTTCCATCCTTATTCTAAGTGATGAAGTGTATGAAAATATTGTTTTTGACGGGAAAAAACATATCAGCATCTGCCAATATCCTGAGCTTAAAGAAAGAAGCCTTCTGGTAGCCTCTTTCGGAAAACTGTTTCACGTGACGGGCTGGAAGGTCGGTTATTGTGCAGCTCCGAAGAATTTAACAGATGAATTCAGGAAGGTACATCAGTTCAATGTTTTCTGCGTCAACACTCCTATTCAGCTTGCTTTGGCAGAATATATGAAAAATGAAGAACATTATACCCACCTGAACCAATTCTTCCAGGAGAAAAGGGATTTTCTGAGAAACGGGCTTTCCGGAACTTCATTTGAGCTGCTGGACTGTGAAGGCACTTATTTTCAGGCTGTGAAATACACCAAGATCTCTGATAAAGATGATTTTGATTTCGCCAGAGAGTTTACCATTCAGCATAAAGTAGCCAGTGTTCCTTTCTCTTCATTTTATAAAAACAAACTGAATGAACATGTGATCAGACTATGTTTTGCTAAAAAACAGGAAACCCTGGAAAGGGCAATTGAGAATCTCTCCAAAGTATAA
- a CDS encoding bacteriocin, which yields MNKGKKLNKKELKAISGGSVIRTCTDSSGKCRIYGYECREKKCQPLEPIEPLEPIGTIIIE from the coding sequence ATGAATAAAGGAAAAAAACTGAATAAGAAGGAGCTGAAAGCCATCAGTGGCGGATCGGTTATCAGAACATGTACCGATTCTTCGGGAAAGTGCAGGATCTACGGCTATGAATGCCGTGAAAAGAAGTGCCAGCCACTGGAGCCCATTGAGCCTCTGGAGCCTATCGGAACCATTATTATTGAATGA
- a CDS encoding SDR family NAD(P)-dependent oxidoreductase gives MNTKTNIALVTGGSRGLGKNAALKIAQKGLDVIITYRSNREEADAVVSEIKAMGQNAVAFQLDTKNSKSFDAFVKEVTDHVKENTGSPNIDFLINNAGTALYSPITDVTEEQLDDIVDIHFKGVFFLTQKLLPYINDGGGIVNVSSGLARFATPGSSVYGSVKAGVEMLTKYMAKELGPRKIKANVIAPGAVETDFGGGRVRDNEEINAMVAGATALGRVGLPDDIGGVVAFLCTDDAGWINGQRIEVSGGMFL, from the coding sequence ATGAACACAAAAACGAATATTGCCCTGGTAACAGGAGGAAGCCGCGGATTGGGTAAAAATGCTGCCCTTAAAATTGCTCAGAAAGGATTGGACGTTATCATTACCTACAGAAGTAACAGAGAAGAAGCGGACGCTGTAGTAAGTGAAATTAAAGCAATGGGACAGAATGCGGTGGCTTTTCAGCTGGATACGAAAAACAGTAAAAGCTTTGATGCCTTTGTAAAAGAAGTGACAGACCATGTGAAGGAAAATACCGGCAGTCCCAATATTGATTTTCTTATCAACAATGCCGGAACCGCTTTATATTCACCCATTACCGATGTCACCGAAGAACAGCTTGATGACATAGTAGACATCCATTTCAAAGGAGTATTTTTCCTCACCCAGAAACTGCTGCCTTACATCAATGACGGAGGTGGAATTGTAAATGTTTCTTCGGGGTTGGCAAGGTTTGCAACTCCTGGTTCATCAGTATACGGCTCTGTAAAAGCAGGGGTGGAAATGCTTACAAAATATATGGCCAAAGAATTGGGACCAAGAAAGATCAAAGCCAATGTCATTGCTCCCGGTGCGGTAGAAACGGATTTCGGAGGCGGAAGAGTGAGAGATAATGAAGAAATCAATGCAATGGTGGCCGGGGCTACAGCTTTGGGAAGAGTAGGGCTGCCGGATGATATTGGCGGGGTAGTGGCCTTCCTGTGTACAGACGATGCAGGCTGGATCAATGGTCAGAGAATTGAAGTTTCAGGAGGAATGTTTCTGTAA